One Deinococcus sp. LM3 genomic region harbors:
- a CDS encoding ABC transporter ATP-binding protein: MTAPASSPSSHPPDAPLPGRPSTALGVLATYLGPLKWQVMALAALLLTGTALNLTLPQLLAQFVDNARLGAGADPALLARLAGVYIALAVGVQFMTAGATYVGARVGWTATNRLRADLMDHLLSLDMREHKERTPGEMIERIDGDVTALSNFFSQFAVRVFGAALLLTGALVMFFREDWRVGLGVTTFTLLTLYVMNRVRKLGVEPTRLERESSARLFGFVEERLTGLEDIRSLGAGGHHLNRFLRVQREFFTRSINSWRRRSVVWQLSMLLFAIGYVGVLSTAIGLYAAGSITLGTAFLLYQYMTLVEEPIDQLTQQLQDLQKAGASIGRVSELLALRTAVTGGDTPLPAGPLALDFRDVSFTYAPEDPEARGVLSGVTFHLPAGQTVGLLGRTGSGKTTLTRLISRLYDATAGEITLGGVNITHTPLKDLRRRVAVVTQDVQLFQASVRDNLSFFDPTVTDAQVEAALHEVGLGLWLSRLEQGVRTPLPTGSLSAGEAQLLAFARVMLRDPSVIILDEPSSRLDPATEALLTAAMTRLLSGRTAIIIAHRLDTVARADRILVLGGGEVLEDGPRADLARDPHSHYAALLRAGTLDENAPEGVLA, encoded by the coding sequence ATGACGGCGCCTGCTTCCTCCCCCTCCTCCCACCCGCCGGACGCGCCCTTACCGGGCAGGCCCTCGACGGCGCTGGGTGTGCTCGCCACGTACCTGGGCCCCCTGAAATGGCAGGTGATGGCGCTGGCGGCGCTGCTGCTGACCGGCACCGCCCTGAACCTGACCCTGCCGCAACTGCTGGCGCAGTTCGTGGATAACGCCCGGCTGGGCGCCGGGGCCGACCCGGCCCTGCTGGCGCGGCTGGCCGGCGTGTACATCGCGCTGGCGGTCGGCGTGCAGTTCATGACGGCCGGCGCGACGTACGTGGGCGCGCGGGTCGGCTGGACCGCCACGAACCGCCTGCGCGCCGACCTGATGGACCACCTGCTGTCCCTGGACATGCGCGAACACAAGGAACGCACGCCGGGCGAGATGATCGAACGCATCGACGGGGACGTGACGGCCCTCAGTAACTTCTTCTCGCAGTTCGCGGTGCGGGTGTTCGGGGCGGCGCTGCTGCTGACCGGCGCGCTCGTCATGTTCTTCCGCGAGGACTGGCGCGTGGGCCTGGGCGTCACGACGTTCACGCTGCTCACCCTGTACGTCATGAACCGCGTGCGGAAACTGGGTGTGGAACCCACCCGCCTGGAACGCGAGAGCAGCGCCCGCCTGTTCGGGTTCGTGGAGGAACGCCTGACCGGCCTGGAGGACATCCGCAGCCTGGGCGCCGGCGGCCACCACCTGAACCGCTTCCTGCGGGTGCAGCGCGAGTTCTTCACGCGCTCCATCAATTCCTGGCGGCGGCGCAGCGTGGTGTGGCAGCTGAGCATGCTGCTGTTCGCCATCGGGTACGTGGGGGTGCTGAGTACCGCCATCGGCCTGTACGCCGCCGGGAGCATCACGCTCGGCACGGCGTTCCTGCTGTACCAGTACATGACCCTGGTCGAGGAACCCATCGATCAGCTCACGCAGCAGCTTCAGGACCTCCAGAAGGCCGGGGCGAGCATCGGGCGCGTGTCGGAACTGCTCGCGCTGCGCACCGCCGTCACGGGCGGCGACACGCCGCTGCCCGCCGGGCCACTGGCCCTGGACTTCCGGGACGTGTCGTTCACGTACGCGCCCGAGGACCCCGAGGCGCGCGGCGTGCTGAGCGGCGTGACCTTCCACCTGCCCGCCGGGCAGACCGTGGGCCTGCTGGGCCGCACCGGCAGCGGCAAGACCACCCTGACCCGCCTGATCTCGCGCCTGTACGACGCCACGGCCGGAGAGATCACGCTGGGCGGCGTGAACATCACCCACACGCCCCTGAAGGACCTGCGCCGCCGCGTGGCCGTCGTCACGCAGGACGTGCAGCTGTTCCAGGCGAGCGTGCGCGACAACCTGAGTTTCTTCGACCCGACCGTCACGGACGCGCAGGTCGAGGCGGCCCTGCACGAGGTCGGCCTGGGCCTGTGGCTCTCGCGGCTGGAACAGGGCGTGCGCACCCCGCTGCCCACCGGCAGCCTCTCGGCCGGCGAGGCGCAACTGCTGGCGTTCGCGCGCGTCATGCTGCGCGACCCGAGCGTCATCATCCTCGACGAACCCAGCAGCCGCCTCGACCCCGCCACCGAGGCCCTGCTGACCGCCGCCATGACCCGCCTGCTGAGCGGCCGCACCGCCATCATCATCGCGCACCGCCTGGACACCGTCGCCCGCGCCGACCGCATCCTGGTCCTCGGCGGCGGCGAGGTGCTGGAAGACGGCCCCCGCGCCGACCTGGCCCGCGACCCGCACAGCCACTACGCCGCCCTGCTGCGCGCCGGAACGCTGGACGAGAACGCGCCGGAAGGAGTGCTGGCATGA
- a CDS encoding family 1 glycosylhydrolase — MTFPAGFVWGASTAAYQIEGGGETGGGGGRGSVWDLFSWARGVPGGEAAGGHEGLWPRDLDLLRDLGVGAYRFSVAWSRVQPGGRGRASVPGLAFYDRLTDELLGRGVQPWAALHHWDLPQALQDAGGWLARDTAYRFEEYASLVAERLADRVAAFVTLTDPFTVVAQGHVLGTHAPGLRLGLEAFPAAHHGLLAHGLAVRALREAGARQVGLANGYAPAWPATDRDERAATLMSTLRGDLFTDPLLRGGYPTALLNLLSERAPQVLEVVRAGDHAVMAAPLDFLGVHYTQPDWVRSRSGSRLGLEVGTVPDRERTASGASVVPEGLTQTLTGLKARYGDTCPPLIVTVGSAGAADTDTPDEGGRVRDDARIRYLDRHLEAVADALTQGAPVRGVFVHSLLDGFEWDAGYRLRTGLVHVDFGTLERTPRDSYRWLRDRLRTQG; from the coding sequence ATGACTTTCCCGGCAGGGTTCGTGTGGGGCGCGTCCACGGCGGCGTATCAGATCGAGGGTGGCGGCGAGACGGGCGGCGGCGGGGGCCGGGGGAGCGTGTGGGACCTGTTCAGCTGGGCGCGGGGCGTGCCGGGCGGCGAGGCGGCGGGCGGGCACGAGGGGCTCTGGCCGCGTGACCTGGACCTGCTGCGCGACCTGGGCGTGGGCGCGTACCGCTTCAGCGTGGCGTGGTCGCGGGTGCAGCCGGGCGGGCGCGGGCGGGCCAGTGTGCCGGGACTGGCCTTCTACGACCGCCTGACCGACGAGCTGCTGGGCCGGGGCGTGCAGCCGTGGGCGGCGCTGCACCACTGGGACCTGCCGCAGGCCCTTCAGGACGCGGGCGGGTGGCTGGCGCGCGACACGGCGTACCGGTTCGAGGAGTACGCCTCGCTGGTCGCCGAGCGCCTCGCTGACCGGGTGGCGGCGTTCGTGACGCTCACGGACCCGTTCACGGTGGTGGCGCAGGGGCACGTGCTGGGCACGCACGCGCCGGGGCTGCGGCTGGGCCTGGAGGCCTTCCCGGCCGCGCACCACGGGCTGCTGGCGCACGGGCTGGCGGTGCGGGCGCTGCGTGAGGCGGGCGCGCGGCAGGTGGGGCTGGCGAACGGGTACGCCCCGGCGTGGCCCGCCACGGACCGCGACGAACGGGCCGCAACCCTGATGAGCACCCTGCGCGGCGACCTGTTCACGGACCCGCTGCTGCGCGGCGGGTACCCGACCGCGCTGCTGAACCTGCTGTCCGAACGCGCGCCGCAGGTGCTGGAGGTCGTGCGGGCCGGCGATCACGCGGTCATGGCGGCGCCGCTGGATTTCCTGGGCGTGCACTACACCCAGCCGGACTGGGTGCGCAGCCGCAGCGGCAGCCGGCTGGGCCTGGAGGTCGGGACTGTCCCGGACCGCGAACGCACGGCGTCCGGCGCGTCGGTCGTGCCCGAGGGCCTGACGCAGACGCTGACCGGCCTGAAAGCCCGTTACGGCGACACCTGCCCGCCGCTGATCGTGACGGTCGGATCGGCCGGGGCCGCCGACACCGACACGCCGGACGAAGGGGGCCGCGTACGCGACGACGCCCGCATCCGCTACCTGGACCGGCACCTGGAGGCCGTGGCCGACGCGCTGACGCAGGGCGCCCCGGTGCGGGGCGTGTTCGTGCACAGCCTGCTGGACGGCTTCGAGTGGGACGCCGGGTACCGCCTGCGGACCGGGCTGGTCCACGTGGATTTCGGGACGCTGGAGCGCACGCCCAGGGACAGTTACCGCTGGCTGCGCGACCGGCTGCGCACACAGGGGTAG
- the hemC gene encoding hydroxymethylbilane synthase: MRMVTVGTRGSTLALAQTQWVVGRLKEEWPDTDFRIQTISTKGDRNRGSLEAMAQKGDKGFWVKEIEDALLSKRIDIAVHSLKDLPTEQPEGLEVSSIPRRVDARDVLIGKEGMKRLADLPQGARIGTSSVRRKAFLRAYRPDLQVIDLRGNIDTRLAALAGDEYDAIILAAAGLIRTEMRHRIDEFVEPDIMLPAPGQGALALETRSDDDLTIEVAYAIHDHTTDDRITAEREFLAGLGAGCMAPVGAHASVKGGILTLEGWVAALDGSQVIRATTQGDPGECADMGAELAGDMLAQGAQALIDAARS; the protein is encoded by the coding sequence ATGCGGATGGTGACGGTAGGAACGCGCGGCAGTACTCTCGCGCTCGCACAGACCCAGTGGGTGGTTGGCCGCCTGAAGGAAGAATGGCCGGACACAGACTTCCGCATTCAGACCATCAGCACGAAAGGCGACCGCAACCGCGGCAGTCTCGAGGCCATGGCCCAGAAAGGCGACAAGGGCTTCTGGGTCAAGGAAATCGAGGACGCGCTGCTGTCGAAACGCATCGACATCGCCGTTCACTCTCTCAAGGACCTGCCCACCGAGCAGCCCGAAGGCCTGGAAGTCAGCTCCATTCCGCGCCGCGTGGACGCCCGTGACGTCCTGATCGGCAAGGAAGGCATGAAACGCCTCGCGGACCTCCCGCAGGGCGCCCGGATCGGCACGAGCAGCGTGCGCCGCAAGGCGTTCCTGCGCGCCTACCGCCCGGACCTGCAGGTGATCGACCTGCGCGGCAACATCGATACGCGCCTCGCCGCGCTGGCCGGCGACGAGTACGACGCCATCATCCTCGCGGCCGCCGGGCTGATCCGCACCGAGATGCGCCACCGCATCGACGAGTTCGTGGAACCCGACATCATGCTGCCCGCCCCCGGCCAGGGCGCCCTGGCCCTGGAGACCCGTTCGGACGACGACCTGACCATCGAGGTCGCGTACGCCATTCACGACCACACCACCGACGACCGCATCACCGCCGAACGCGAGTTCCTCGCGGGCCTCGGCGCGGGCTGCATGGCCCCGGTCGGCGCGCACGCCAGCGTCAAGGGCGGCATCCTGACCCTGGAAGGCTGGGTCGCGGCGCTGGACGGCTCGCAGGTCATCCGCGCCACCACGCAGGGCGACCCCGGCGAGTGCGCCGACATGGGCGCCGAACTGGCCGGCGACATGCTCGCCCAGGGCGCCCAGGCCCTGATCGACGCCGCGCGCAGCTGA